In the genome of Crassostrea angulata isolate pt1a10 chromosome 6, ASM2561291v2, whole genome shotgun sequence, the window GATAAATAACGGCAATTGCATTGCGTAAAAAAAAGAGACAAATCAAAAGATCCATGTGGTAAAATATGTTGATCTgctgttaaaaactaaataagtACCCGTACGGTGCAAGCTCCTCACacggtattctttttttttttaattgtttaaggTGAGAAGCTGAGTGTTAACCTTTTGAATACTCAAGGGATAGTCAGCTCTTAAACTGCCTATGCTATGCATATTATTGATTACGACTTGTATTACCCATATTCCGCAATGTCATTTAAACATGGCATCCTTTTTCTATACGTGCATGCACACGGAACTGCATACAACGCATACCTGTTTTATTGTGGGtgtgatttatttataaataaatccttaaaaattgaaaaataatctgAATCCTAAAGTTAAGGCGCGTCTGCAGTCGATAGtaaatttcattcaatattaatTCAATTCTTTCCGAGTGTGTACCCATTCCCAAGACTCGTTCAATGTCTCGTTTTTGTCTCGTTATCGTCTCGTTGTTGCATAGTTCTAGATATGAGCAGCCTGGACAGATCCCCAGGGAGCGGAGGATACCACAGTCGCTCTGGCAATCACCGAGACATAGTCTCCAACAATTAAATGTTTAACTACGTGTGTCAAAATCCCCTTCTATTTTAATGGATTGTGTATATATCGAAAATGTACAAGTTTATGGTCTAGAGGTCTAGAAGCATTTCAGTTTGTAGTTACATTATACTTAAACAATTGGAAATgtgcttttgttaaaatttcactgTTGTAAAGCCTAATTTCATTAATGTCCTAACTCAAGCATTAGCATTTCTTTTGCATAAACATTCTAGTTGTAACAGTATAAATATCAAGCCTCAAATATGAAGCCGATCTGCAttcaaagtaaagaaattaaaaggGTATATTCTTCAAAAGCGTCAGATTACAAATCCTTTAGCAATAATGGACATTTCTCAGGAATTCGGGCTTACCAATGAAATTTTCTACAAGGAAACATTCGCAGCCTAAATAACAGTTTACTTCTTACACGTAATGACAAAACTTACGCACATCCTATTAAAGTTTTCGAGCCTGGGTTGGAAACTTATTCCTGCGTTACATCAATATACagcaaataatttatatatttaaaaaataagtatcACCGTTACAACCAATCTTCTTTATTGCCAATGTTCGATTCAATATCGCCATAGCTTTTATTTCACTGAAACGGGGATCCGACGATGGTCGGATGCGCAGAATGTAACCCAGTTTTCAGGGGGTTATAAAACTGAATTGCGGGTTTCGTGTTTCCATGCCAAAACTCGTAAATGAaagtaaatgtatttgtttttgttttcaaatgatGACAAAGGCCCGACGACTCTAAACAGTCAATGGTTTGCAAGTCAATAAAATCGTAGCCAACCAGTGACACAAACTAGTCTAGCCCGGAAGTTAAATTATGCAGACTTTTGACAAAGATACGACGCAAAACGTAAAGCCCCGTCGAGTCTCATAACAAATTCACGACCTTAGTTCTGAGGAGATTATCTTACTACACTGAAACACAATTCCTTGTCTCTCTGCCTTCTCCCACGGGAAATGTTCTCGTTCTCCTAAAGTATGAGCAGTTCCTGCTGTGAactcttttttatgttttgttcaCAATAAATATTGTTCTTATCAAATCGACTCTCCCTCAGTACTTGATTTGCCGAAATCACTTATAACACGGGTATTGTTAAGGACAAGGCTATAGTATTGCTTCACTCTGAATTTATTGTCTAGTTTAcaaggattttaaaatattccaaATTTGTCTATCTGATTTGGTAACGTCAAATCATGACTGATCCATTGACTCaatatttattgtttctaaGCTGTTTTACATTCCTCTTGATAAAACTAGTATGTCACATATACAGATATTGGCGATAAACTAAAAATTCAGCACTTCTCCGTATGTTGGGCTCCATATTACGACTTATCTGTATCTTATGATACCTTCTCTAGAATCGTTCCTTTATTTTCTTCTAAAGTTGATAACGCACTTAGATTTTCACCGTCTTCGATACATCTGACAGCAATACTTTTTatgtacataatacatcattataacccccccccctccacacacacacacactaatGTTTGGGGAAAAGTCCAACAATCAATTAatactatataaaaatataatgtgtatgcatatgaaaaaaaatgtggcACATTTATTAGAAGCCTTTTTCCACTGGTTTACTGAGTCTGTCAAGAAGAGGACTGTCctgtttttttatttcgttCATCGCAAACACTTTGCTGTGTAAGTTATTCTGGGACAAAAGATGACTAGCGGTGTTGTAGCTCTTTGCATCCTGTTGGGGCAGGGCGAAGTATTGGCATACACATTGCCGGAGAAGGTCCCTAAACTGTCGGCTCATTGCACAATACAGGACAAAGTTAATGGAGTTGTTAATCATGGAAAGAATGTCGATGCTATCTCCTAGAAGGGCATactcattttcaaaaaatgttttgtcgGCGAAAGCTATGATGAGTAAAATACTCTGTGGAAGAGAAGCCACTATGTACATTAGAATGATAATCAACAACATGGTGGTTGTCCGGCGGTGCTGCTGGAGCCGCGAGGTGGCGTGAGAACCGTGCAGATGTATGGTCCGTCGTGTGTTTTCTTGTAGGGAATGAAGGAGACATCCTCCAAATAAGGTTATAAGAAAACAAGGAATCCATTTTCCTATAATGACATATATCCACATGGAATAAGCATGCGTTAAAAAATCACTGCTCATTAAAGGCGCGATTCGGTAGTAGCTAACCGTTGTATTTCTTACTTCGTCTACACACGACATACTTTTGATTGAAGCAGAATTGTAAACAGGAGTAAATACAGCaattattatcaaaaaaatgaatattacaaGGATACATGACGTCTTTGTATCAATGTTATAGCGCCCACAACCCATggttttaatgtaaatatagcGAAAAAAGGACAAACAAACTCCAAGCCAAATCGACACTGTTTGTGTAGTGATGGTAACCATGGCGTATATCTCTAAAAACAAGGACCACTCGTATGTGTATTTATTCTCTGTAATGTCAAGGCCGTTAGTGATGTAAAAATGGACTCCATAAGGAACAATGATTACCATGGTGATGAGGTCGCTTATAGCAATCCCTGTCAGGATGTTGTTGACGGGTGAGCGCATTGATTTGTGGGTAAGGATGGCAATATTTACAATGTTAGTAGGAATGCCAAAACAACCGAGAACTAGGATCAGGTATCCATAAATCCTGTTGACAACGCATGCGTAAGCATGTAAGCCAACCTGGTCATCGCATTGTCTGCTAAGCAGACAGGAATTCGTTGCGTTATCCATGTCAGAACTGGAAAAGAACACAAGTATAATGTCAATAAGTGATGTTTAACTAATATGCACAAGTCCACAAATGCAACGATCGattcaaataaaagttggtttcaATGACACCTTGAGCActaatgaaaaatgattttagaCCATAGAAAATGATAACACAGAAAGAGGcttttatttaattcattttcatgatttgataCTTCATAAcattattaatattcaaagcAACGATAACTTGTGAGCAGGAAAAACATTTGATTAAATGAGGAAAATACACGCCTTTAAATTAAATAACGAAATGTTGAGTGAAAGTAAATCaattacaaatatttacattttccagtgtctttgtctgtgataaaaaCTActaatcgattttgtaatgtatagtccaatacatttcatcaatgactatcttaatattttatcgtacaattgctgaaaattatatataagtaataaggaatcactTTTTGAATACTAGGAAGTGATTAAATACGGTCTGGGCTAATCAAATGTATCATAAAgaccttcgggctttattggattcgATCActccgaccgtatttgatcatttcataataatcaaagaatgataACTAATTCCTTAAAGTCATACACCGGATATTGCAGCTTAATCAACAAAGGGTAGGCCTCACTAATGTACAAATGAAACTGTTTGGTTTGCAGTAAATAGACTACTCAGAACTGATGATTAGTGAATATTGAGTTTTGGGGTTCTCGATATTTGAACAGCTGCCACAAATGATAGATTCAAAATTGAGTGAAATACTTCAATCAGATAAAATATCAGGTCAAGATGTTGCCATGTATACTCAAGTCTACTTCATATTCATCAGAGATATGAACTCaatatattcattcaaaatccTATTGGAATGCTGTGTTGAACGTTCTTTTCTTTTTCGCAGAAAAGGACATTAAAAAGTTTGTCTATTTCGAGA includes:
- the LOC128190907 gene encoding G-protein coupled receptor dmsr-1-like, producing MDNATNSCLLSRQCDDQVGLHAYACVVNRIYGYLILVLGCFGIPTNIVNIAILTHKSMRSPVNNILTGIAISDLITMVIIVPYGVHFYITNGLDITENKYTYEWSLFLEIYAMVTITTQTVSIWLGVCLSFFRYIYIKTMGCGRYNIDTKTSCILVIFIFLIIIAVFTPVYNSASIKSMSCVDEVRNTTVSYYRIAPLMSSDFLTHAYSMWIYVIIGKWIPCFLITLFGGCLLHSLQENTRRTIHLHGSHATSRLQQHRRTTTMLLIIILMYIVASLPQSILLIIAFADKTFFENEYALLGDSIDILSMINNSINFVLYCAMSRQFRDLLRQCVCQYFALPQQDAKSYNTASHLLSQNNLHSKVFAMNEIKKQDSPLLDRLSKPVEKGF